CTTGACCTGTCATCGCATCCACCACTAGAAAAATTTCAGCTGGCTGGCTAAGTTCTTTTACTTCTTTCAGTTCACCCATCAGTGCTTCATCAATATGCAAACGTCCAGCTGTGTCAATGATCACATAATCAAGGTGTTCTTCTTTTGCTTTTTCAATCGCTTGCTTTGCGATTTCAACAGGGCTTACTTGATCGCCTAGCGAGAAAACAGGCATATTGAGTTGCTTTCCTAATGTTTCAAGCTGTTTAATTGCGGCTGGACGATAAATATCGGCAGCAACAAGAAGCGGTTTACGATTATATTTTTTGCGTAATAAATTGGCTAGTTTTCCTGTCGTCGTTGTTTTACCAGCACCTTGCAAGCCGACCATCATAATAACGGTCGGTGGGCGATCAGAAACAGCAATTTTACTTTCTTCTCCACCCATTAAATTGGTCAATTCTTCTTGAACGATTTTGATCACTTGTTGGCCTGGGGTTAAACTTTTCATTACATCAGAGCCAACTGCGCGTTCACTTACAGTTTTAATAAATGTTTTAACGACTTTAAAGTTGACATCAGCTTCAAGTAAAGCTAAACGAACTTCACGCATCATTTCTTTTACATCAGCTTCGGTAACTTTACCTTTCCCGCGAATTTTATCCATCGTTTCTTGGAGCCTTCCAGCTAATCCTTCAAATGCCATATCGATTCCTCCTAATCCATATTTTTCAGCTTATCTAGGAGTATGGTTACTTCACCTGTAAGCGCCTTTTTATCTTCAAGCTGACGGGTTAGTTGTTGAAGTAATGTTTCACGTGCTAGATATTTTGCAAGCATTCCCAGCTTTTTTTCGTAATTTTCAAGTGTTTCTTCGGTTCTTTTGATATTATCATATACGGCTTGACGACTGACTTCAAATTCCTCAGCAATTTCGCCTAATGAAAAATCATCAAGATAGTAGTGTGAAATATAGGCTTTTTGTTTTTCGGTTAAAAGCTCTTGATAAAAATCAAATAACAAATTGATTCGTGTTGTTTTTTCAAACAAGAGGACCACCTCTTCCTCTATTTAGATTACGTTTAAAATGTTCGTTTGTCAATGAAACGAAAAAATGTTCGTATTTAACGAGTTTTCCTAACTTCTAGATCGCAATGATTTAATCAGCTGCGTCCTTATTATTGTCAATAAAATCAGCGAATAAACCATAAACATACTCGGGGGCGTTGAATGGTTGTAAGTCATCCATTTTTTCACCTAAGCCGATAAACTTAACGGGAATCTTTAATTCATTTCTAATCGCTATCACGATTCCGCCTTTTGCTGTGCCATCTAATTTAGTTAAAACAATACCCGACACATCTGTTACTTCTTTAAATTGTTTTGCTTGGACAAAAGCATTTTGACCTGTTGTAGCGTCAAGTACAAGTAATACTTCATGTGGGGCATTTGGAATTTCACGTGCGATAACGCGCTTAACTTTTTCAAGTTCGTTCATTAAATTAACTTTGTTTTGCAAGCGACCTGCTGTATCACAAAGCAAAATGTCTGCGCCTTTAGCTTTGGCAGACTGAACTGCATCAAAAATAACTGCGGCAGGATCGCCACCTTCTCCGTGCTTGATAACATCAGCACCAACACGCTCGCCCCAAACTTCTAGTTGATCAATCGCACCAGCACGGAAAGTATCACCAGCAGCAAGAACGACTTTTTTCCCTTGTGTTTTATATAAATGGGCCATTTTACCAATGGTTGTTGTTTTGCCGACGCCGTTTACGCCGACAAATAAAATAACGGTTAAGCCTTCTTTTTGCAGATTGATGGTTGGTTCGGTTTCTTCCTCGCCTTGATAAATTCGTGCAAGTTTTTCAACAATCACTGCTTCGACATCTTTTGGATCGCTGATATTACGGAGTTTCACCTCTTGTTTCAACTCGCTGACAACTTCGATTGCAGTATCAAAACCAACGTCAGCACCGATTAATACTTCTTCTATTTCTTCAAAAAAGTCTTCGTCAACTTTTCTGTAACGCGCCATAATTTCATTCATTCTGCCTGAAAAATTATTTCTTGTTTTTGATAAGCCACTTTTGAATTTTTCCGTAACAGTATCTGTTTGTTTCGTTAATTTATCTTTCATCTTTTTGAAAAAGGTCAATTGACTTCACGCTCCTTTACTTAATTAGCTTGGCTGTTTCTTCTAAGCGAACAGAAACAAGCTTCGATACA
This DNA window, taken from Listeria sp. PSOL-1, encodes the following:
- the ffh gene encoding signal recognition particle protein encodes the protein MAFEGLAGRLQETMDKIRGKGKVTEADVKEMMREVRLALLEADVNFKVVKTFIKTVSERAVGSDVMKSLTPGQQVIKIVQEELTNLMGGEESKIAVSDRPPTVIMMVGLQGAGKTTTTGKLANLLRKKYNRKPLLVAADIYRPAAIKQLETLGKQLNMPVFSLGDQVSPVEIAKQAIEKAKEEHLDYVIIDTAGRLHIDEALMGELKEVKELSQPAEIFLVVDAMTGQDAVNVAESFNEQLGVTGVILTKLDGDTRGGAALSIRAVTGKPIKFVGQGEKMEALEAFHPDRMASRILGMGDVLSLIEKAQVDIDQEKMREMEKKIKENSMTLDDFLDQLQQVKQMGPLDELMKMIPGANKMKGLDNMQVDEKQLGHIEAIIKSMTKNEKENPDIINAGRRKRIARGSGRPIQEVNRLLKQFNEMKKMMKQMSGGMGGKGKKGKGLFNGFKMPF
- a CDS encoding putative DNA-binding protein — its product is MFEKTTRINLLFDFYQELLTEKQKAYISHYYLDDFSLGEIAEEFEVSRQAVYDNIKRTEETLENYEKKLGMLAKYLARETLLQQLTRQLEDKKALTGEVTILLDKLKNMD
- the ftsY gene encoding signal recognition particle-docking protein FtsY, whose translation is MTFFKKMKDKLTKQTDTVTEKFKSGLSKTRNNFSGRMNEIMARYRKVDEDFFEEIEEVLIGADVGFDTAIEVVSELKQEVKLRNISDPKDVEAVIVEKLARIYQGEEETEPTINLQKEGLTVILFVGVNGVGKTTTIGKMAHLYKTQGKKVVLAAGDTFRAGAIDQLEVWGERVGADVIKHGEGGDPAAVIFDAVQSAKAKGADILLCDTAGRLQNKVNLMNELEKVKRVIAREIPNAPHEVLLVLDATTGQNAFVQAKQFKEVTDVSGIVLTKLDGTAKGGIVIAIRNELKIPVKFIGLGEKMDDLQPFNAPEYVYGLFADFIDNNKDAAD